Proteins encoded within one genomic window of Bradyrhizobium sp. CB1717:
- a CDS encoding AMP nucleosidase, which produces MQSPPSIATKSFSDASLAVARLEEIYERNTKFLRDRFEAYVGGEAVTTRVRAYYPFVRLTTATHARLDSRLSYGFVAGPGVHETSVTRPDLFRAYLTEQIGLLIQNHGVPVEIGESAEPIPIHFAYRRDINIEAAITTSENSPVTRSLRDAFDVPDLATMDDAIADGTFVLQAGAPEPLSLFRAARVDYSLRRLYHYTGTDPEHFQNFVIFTNYQFYVDAFAQLCQQRLQSGEAGLEAFVAPGNVITRSGGATSGDAPLRTPQMPAFHLVTPGYRGITLINIGTGPSNARNVTDHVAVLRPHAWLMLGHCAGLRNTQRLGDYVLAHGYVREDHVLDRELPLWVPIPALAEMQVALEEAVEDVTGLEGFELKRLMRTGTVASVDNRNWEISGPEVIRRMSQSRAVALDMESAAIAANGYRFRVPYGTLLCVSDKPLHGEIKLAGMASEFYRRRVGQHLEIGLKALERLKQQESERLHSRKLRSFAEVAFQ; this is translated from the coding sequence CGTCGCCCGGCTCGAAGAGATCTACGAGCGCAATACAAAATTCCTGCGCGACCGGTTCGAGGCCTATGTTGGCGGCGAAGCCGTCACCACGCGGGTGCGGGCCTACTATCCCTTCGTCCGCCTCACCACCGCAACACATGCGCGGCTCGATTCCCGGTTGTCCTATGGCTTCGTTGCCGGCCCCGGTGTGCACGAGACCAGCGTCACGCGGCCGGATCTGTTCCGCGCCTATCTGACCGAGCAGATCGGTCTGTTGATCCAGAACCATGGCGTGCCGGTCGAGATCGGCGAGTCGGCCGAGCCGATCCCGATCCACTTCGCCTATCGCCGCGACATCAACATCGAAGCCGCCATAACCACCAGCGAGAACTCGCCCGTCACGCGCTCGCTGCGCGATGCGTTCGACGTGCCTGACCTCGCGACCATGGACGATGCCATCGCAGACGGCACTTTCGTGCTGCAGGCGGGCGCGCCGGAGCCGCTATCGCTGTTCCGCGCCGCCCGTGTCGATTACTCGCTGCGCCGACTCTATCACTACACCGGAACCGACCCCGAGCATTTCCAGAACTTCGTGATCTTCACCAACTACCAGTTCTATGTCGATGCCTTCGCGCAGCTCTGTCAGCAGCGACTTCAATCCGGCGAGGCGGGTCTCGAAGCCTTCGTCGCGCCCGGCAATGTCATCACGCGCAGTGGCGGTGCCACCAGCGGGGATGCGCCCTTGCGCACACCACAGATGCCGGCCTTTCATCTCGTTACGCCGGGCTATCGCGGCATCACGCTGATCAATATCGGCACCGGCCCGTCGAACGCGCGCAACGTCACCGACCACGTTGCGGTGCTGCGCCCGCACGCCTGGCTGATGCTCGGCCATTGCGCGGGCCTGCGCAACACGCAGCGGCTCGGCGACTACGTGCTCGCCCACGGCTATGTGCGCGAGGACCACGTGCTCGACCGCGAGTTGCCGCTCTGGGTCCCAATTCCGGCACTGGCGGAAATGCAGGTCGCCCTCGAGGAGGCGGTCGAGGACGTCACCGGCCTCGAAGGCTTTGAGCTCAAGCGCCTGATGCGCACGGGGACCGTCGCCAGCGTCGACAACCGCAATTGGGAGATTTCCGGCCCCGAGGTGATCCGCCGCATGTCGCAGTCGCGCGCGGTGGCGCTCGACATGGAGTCGGCCGCGATCGCCGCCAACGGCTACCGCTTCCGCGTGCCCTACGGCACGCTGCTGTGCGTCTCCGACAAGCCGCTGCATGGCGAGATCAAGCTCGCGGGCATGGCCAGCGAGTTTTACCGCCGCCGCGTCGGCCAGCATCTCGAGATCGGCCTGAAAGCGCTGGAGCGTCTCAAGCAGCAGGAATCCGAACGCCTGCATTCGCGAAAGCTGAGAAGCTTTGCCGAAGTGGCATTCCAGTAA
- a CDS encoding tetratricopeptide repeat protein has translation MFTGMIRLVTLGTFAAALWISPAFAAGGGGGGGGGGSISSTDPYAGAYSDQKPQPTYPKRPGAKATQKGKKQGNQSSIGDPAFAAGYRAAYDTIYERNDYAAAIAQLKSLGHDDHPNVANLIGYAYRKLGDYEQSQVWYERALQADPNHVLTWQYYGLWQLERGNREQALYHLGRIASICGTDCEEYRSLAAALDKPAGTALVY, from the coding sequence ATGTTCACAGGGATGATCAGGCTCGTCACACTCGGCACATTTGCGGCAGCGCTGTGGATTTCGCCGGCATTTGCCGCGGGCGGAGGCGGCGGCGGTGGAGGCGGTGGCAGCATCAGTTCCACCGATCCCTATGCCGGCGCCTATTCGGATCAGAAGCCGCAGCCAACCTATCCGAAGCGGCCGGGCGCCAAAGCAACCCAGAAGGGCAAGAAGCAAGGCAACCAGTCCAGCATCGGCGATCCCGCTTTCGCCGCCGGCTACCGCGCCGCCTATGACACCATCTACGAGCGCAACGACTATGCGGCCGCGATCGCGCAGTTGAAGTCGCTCGGCCATGACGACCATCCGAACGTCGCCAACCTCATCGGCTATGCCTATCGCAAGCTCGGTGACTACGAACAGTCGCAGGTCTGGTACGAGCGCGCGTTGCAGGCAGATCCGAACCACGTGCTGACGTGGCAATATTATGGACTGTGGCAGCTCGAGCGAGGCAACCGCGAGCAAGCGCTCTATCACCTCGGTCGGATCGCATCCATCTGCGGAACGGACTGCGAGGAATATCGATCGCTGGCTGCGGCACTGGATAAGCCGGCCGGAACAGCGCTCGTCTATTGA
- a CDS encoding DUF1488 family protein, protein MPLLRDKIIGHDLERLAFRFTMLDDGEVVQCQISDAAMDELAGMQGTESSARQAQFLSLRESIERIASDLYDEAPRVQGYVVRIFMRHLGR, encoded by the coding sequence ATGCCACTTTTGCGCGACAAGATCATTGGCCATGATCTGGAACGGCTGGCCTTTCGCTTCACCATGCTGGACGATGGCGAGGTCGTGCAGTGCCAGATCTCCGACGCTGCGATGGACGAACTCGCGGGCATGCAGGGCACCGAAAGCAGCGCGCGGCAGGCGCAGTTCCTGTCCCTGCGCGAGTCCATCGAGCGGATCGCGTCGGACCTCTACGACGAGGCGCCGAGGGTGCAGGGCTATGTGGTGCGGATTTTCATGCGGCATTTGGGGCGGTAG